One region of Pseudomonas alvandae genomic DNA includes:
- a CDS encoding helix-turn-helix transcriptional regulator, with protein sequence MNAPQADPALDNFRTIADAIATLFYPHAEVVLHDLRTQRVDYIANNLSKREIGDDSSLEDMLSEEVSERNIGPYEKLNWDGQKIRSLSSVLRDAQGHPLAVLCINLNISLFENAKAALDLFLSPNKLIAQPDSLFRDDWQERINTFLHAWMRERQLSLNLLTRDHKRELVLALHAEGAFKGKSASNYVANVLNMGRATVYKHLKELKG encoded by the coding sequence ATGAATGCCCCGCAAGCCGATCCGGCGCTGGATAATTTCCGCACCATCGCCGATGCCATCGCCACGCTGTTCTACCCCCACGCCGAAGTGGTGCTGCATGACCTGCGCACGCAACGGGTCGACTACATCGCCAACAACCTGTCCAAGCGCGAAATTGGCGATGACTCGTCCTTGGAAGACATGCTCAGTGAAGAGGTCAGCGAACGAAACATAGGGCCCTATGAGAAGCTGAACTGGGACGGACAAAAGATCCGCAGCCTCAGCAGCGTGCTGCGAGACGCCCAGGGCCACCCGTTGGCGGTGCTGTGCATCAACCTGAACATTTCGCTGTTCGAAAACGCCAAGGCGGCGCTGGACCTGTTCCTGTCACCGAACAAATTGATTGCGCAGCCCGACTCGCTGTTTCGCGATGATTGGCAGGAGCGGATCAACACCTTCCTCCACGCCTGGATGCGCGAGCGTCAATTGAGCCTGAACCTGCTGACCCGCGACCACAAACGCGAACTGGTGCTGGCGCTGCACGCCGAAGGCGCGTTCAAGGGCAAGAGCGCGTCCAACTATGTGGCGAATGTGCTCAATATGGGACGGGCGACGGTTTACAAGCATTTGAAGGAGTTGAAGGGCTGA
- a CDS encoding NAD(P)/FAD-dependent oxidoreductase, producing MTQADFIIIGGGIAGASTGYWLAPHGRVIVLERESHPAYHSTGRSAALYTAAYGTPQVRALTQASRDFFDAPPTGFCEHALLTPRGEMTVDFTGDPTELNNQYLSAKATVPQMQLLNAEEACVRLPILRREKVHGAIYDPTACDIDTDALHQGYLRGIRRSGGEVHTDSEVLDLIRDDQGQWQVRTASQTFRAPVLVNAAGAWADQVAEMAGARKLGLQPKRRAAFIFAGPEGVDIHDWPMLVSLDESFYMKPDAGMFLGSPANADPVEPHDVQPEELDIAMGIYQIEEATTLTIRRPTRTWAGLRSFVHDGDLLAGFDVQVPGLFWVAAQGGYGIQTSPAMGQASAALVRGEPLPDGLARFGLNAAMLSPARLG from the coding sequence ATGACACAAGCAGACTTCATCATCATCGGCGGCGGCATCGCCGGTGCTTCCACCGGCTACTGGCTGGCGCCCCACGGCCGGGTCATCGTGCTTGAACGCGAATCGCATCCGGCCTATCACTCCACCGGTCGTTCGGCGGCACTGTACACCGCCGCTTATGGCACGCCACAGGTAAGGGCATTGACCCAGGCCAGCCGGGACTTCTTCGACGCCCCGCCTACCGGCTTCTGCGAGCACGCGCTGCTCACACCGCGCGGCGAAATGACCGTGGATTTCACCGGTGACCCGACCGAACTGAACAATCAATACCTCAGCGCCAAGGCCACGGTACCGCAGATGCAGTTGCTCAATGCCGAAGAAGCCTGCGTGCGGCTGCCGATCTTGCGCCGGGAAAAAGTCCATGGCGCGATCTATGACCCCACGGCCTGCGACATCGACACCGATGCGCTGCACCAGGGTTACTTGCGAGGAATTCGTCGCAGCGGCGGCGAAGTGCACACCGACAGCGAAGTGCTCGACTTGATCCGCGACGATCAAGGGCAATGGCAAGTCAGGACCGCCAGCCAGACCTTCCGCGCGCCCGTGCTGGTCAACGCGGCTGGCGCCTGGGCCGACCAAGTGGCTGAGATGGCCGGCGCACGCAAGCTGGGCCTGCAACCGAAGCGGCGGGCAGCGTTCATTTTTGCCGGCCCCGAGGGCGTGGACATTCATGATTGGCCGATGCTGGTGAGCCTCGACGAGTCCTTCTACATGAAACCGGACGCCGGCATGTTCCTCGGTTCGCCCGCCAATGCCGACCCGGTCGAGCCCCACGACGTGCAGCCCGAAGAGCTGGACATCGCCATGGGCATCTACCAGATCGAAGAAGCCACCACCCTGACCATCCGCCGCCCGACCCGCACCTGGGCTGGGTTGCGCAGCTTCGTGCACGACGGCGATCTGCTGGCCGGCTTCGATGTGCAGGTGCCTGGACTGTTCTGGGTCGCGGCCCAGGGCGGCTACGGCATCCAGACTTCTCCGGCCATGGGTCAGGCCAGCGCGGCGCTGGTTCGCGGCGAACCGCTGCCCGATGGCCTCGCCCGTTTCGGCTTGAACGCCGCAATGCTATCGCCCGCGCGCCTGGGCTGA
- a CDS encoding ornithine cyclodeaminase family protein, giving the protein MTSTPHVMTQAQARALLENVDVLQILRKLFRGLAAGQAVQPPQQWVEFPQGAGDFINYLGVLAEDQVYGVKTSPYIVREQGPLVTAWTLLMSMRTGQPLLLCDAAELTTVRTAATTAVAVDALAPLKAKRLAVIGSGAVARAHVQYVKGLRDWQAISLYSPGLKAKSAAVLASLTDLDPRLQITDTLEAALHDADVVMLCTSSGKAVLDPQTLGKPALITSISTNAPRAHEVPPPSLNDMDVFCDYRQTTPGSAGEMLIAAEQHGWEPSSIVGDLPDLLSERVARPNYERHVFFRSIGLGLEDVALANALYRLHH; this is encoded by the coding sequence ATGACCAGCACGCCTCATGTCATGACCCAAGCCCAGGCCCGAGCGCTGCTCGAAAACGTCGATGTGCTGCAAATCCTTCGCAAGCTGTTCCGCGGTCTCGCCGCCGGGCAAGCCGTGCAGCCGCCCCAGCAATGGGTGGAGTTCCCCCAAGGCGCCGGGGATTTCATCAATTACCTGGGCGTGCTGGCTGAAGACCAGGTCTACGGTGTCAAGACATCACCCTATATCGTCCGCGAACAGGGTCCATTGGTCACCGCCTGGACGTTGCTGATGTCGATGCGCACCGGCCAACCGCTGCTGTTGTGCGATGCCGCCGAGCTGACGACGGTCCGCACCGCCGCCACCACGGCCGTCGCCGTCGACGCCCTCGCCCCACTCAAGGCCAAGCGCCTGGCAGTGATCGGCAGCGGCGCGGTGGCGCGGGCCCATGTGCAATACGTCAAGGGGCTGCGGGATTGGCAAGCCATCAGTCTCTATTCGCCGGGCCTGAAGGCCAAGTCGGCAGCAGTACTGGCCTCGCTCACCGACCTGGACCCGCGCCTGCAAATCACCGACACCCTTGAAGCGGCACTGCACGACGCCGATGTGGTGATGCTCTGCACCTCATCCGGCAAGGCAGTGCTCGACCCGCAGACACTCGGCAAACCGGCGTTGATCACATCGATCAGCACCAACGCCCCGCGCGCCCATGAAGTGCCGCCCCCGAGCCTCAACGACATGGACGTGTTCTGCGATTATCGTCAGACCACCCCGGGCTCGGCTGGCGAGATGTTGATCGCCGCTGAACAGCATGGCTGGGAGCCTTCAAGCATTGTGGGTGACTTGCCCGATCTGCTGAGCGAACGGGTCGCGCGTCCGAACTATGAGCGCCATGTGTTTTTCCGTTCCATTGGGTTGGGGCTGGAAGATGTTGCGCTGGCGAATGCACTGTATCGACTTCATCACTGA
- a CDS encoding amino acid ABC transporter ATP-binding protein yields the protein MSEAIKQPVSPEGIIQMQGVNKWYGQFHVLKDINLNVKQGERIVLCGPSGSGKSTTIRCLNRLEEHQQGRIVVDGVELTNDLKQIEAIRREVGMVFQHFNLFPHLTILQNCTLAPMWVRKMPKRKAEEIAMHYLERVRIPEQAHKYPGQLSGGQQQRVAIARALCMKPKIMLFDEPTSALDPEMVKEVLDTMIGLAEDGMTMLCVTHEMGFARTVANRVIFMDKGEIVEQAAPNDFFDNPQNDRTKLFLSQILH from the coding sequence ATGAGTGAAGCGATCAAACAGCCTGTGAGCCCTGAAGGCATTATTCAGATGCAGGGCGTGAACAAGTGGTACGGCCAGTTCCACGTGTTGAAAGACATCAACCTGAACGTCAAGCAGGGCGAGCGTATCGTGCTGTGCGGCCCGTCGGGTTCCGGCAAGTCCACGACCATCCGCTGCCTCAACCGCCTGGAAGAGCACCAGCAGGGTCGCATCGTGGTCGATGGCGTGGAACTGACCAACGACCTCAAGCAGATCGAAGCGATCCGCCGTGAAGTCGGCATGGTGTTCCAGCACTTCAACCTGTTCCCGCACCTGACGATCCTGCAGAACTGCACCCTGGCGCCGATGTGGGTTCGCAAGATGCCCAAGCGCAAGGCCGAGGAAATCGCCATGCATTACCTGGAACGCGTTCGCATTCCAGAGCAGGCGCACAAGTACCCGGGCCAGCTCTCCGGTGGACAGCAGCAGCGCGTAGCGATCGCCCGTGCCCTGTGCATGAAGCCGAAGATCATGCTGTTCGACGAGCCGACCTCGGCCCTCGACCCGGAAATGGTGAAAGAGGTGCTCGACACCATGATCGGCCTGGCCGAAGACGGCATGACCATGCTCTGCGTGACCCACGAAATGGGCTTCGCCCGCACCGTGGCCAACCGTGTGATCTTCATGGACAAGGGTGAAATCGTCGAACAGGCCGCGCCTAACGACTTCTTCGACAACCCGCAGAACGACCGCACCAAGCTGTTCCTGAGCCAGATCCTGCATTGA
- a CDS encoding amino acid ABC transporter permease: MQNSIGAPKQRLSLSDPRVRAWVFQIVTIVAVIALGWFLFDNTQTNLAHRGITSGFGFLERSAGFGIAQHLIDYTEADSYARVFVIGLLNTLLVTFIGVILATILGFIIGVARLSKNWIISKLATVYVEVFRNIPPLLQILFWYFAVFLTMPGPRAAHNFGDTFFVSSRGLNMPAALAAEGFWAFAASVVLAIVAIVLMTRWANKRFEATGEPFHKFWVGLALFLVIPALCALIFGAPVHWEMPELKGFNFVGGWVLIPELLALTLALTVYTAAFIAEIVRSGIKSVSHGQTEAAHSLGLRNGPTLRKVIIPQALRVIIPPLTSQYLNLAKNSSLAAGIGYPEMVSLFAGTVLNQTGQAIEVIAITMSVYLAISISISLLMNWYNKRIALIER; the protein is encoded by the coding sequence ATGCAAAATTCAATCGGCGCACCTAAGCAGAGGCTCAGCCTCAGCGATCCACGAGTGCGTGCGTGGGTATTTCAGATCGTCACCATCGTGGCGGTCATCGCGCTGGGCTGGTTTCTGTTCGATAACACGCAGACCAACCTTGCACACCGGGGCATCACTTCCGGTTTCGGCTTTCTGGAGCGCAGTGCCGGTTTCGGCATCGCCCAACACCTGATCGACTACACCGAAGCGGACAGCTATGCCCGCGTCTTTGTCATCGGTCTGCTCAATACTCTGCTGGTAACCTTCATTGGCGTGATCCTGGCGACCATCCTGGGGTTCATCATCGGCGTCGCACGCTTGTCGAAGAACTGGATAATCTCCAAGCTGGCGACCGTCTATGTGGAGGTCTTTCGTAACATCCCACCGCTGTTGCAAATCCTGTTCTGGTATTTCGCGGTCTTCTTGACGATGCCGGGACCACGGGCTGCCCACAACTTCGGCGACACCTTCTTCGTCAGCAGCCGAGGCCTGAACATGCCAGCGGCGCTGGCGGCGGAAGGGTTCTGGGCGTTCGCGGCCAGTGTCGTGCTGGCGATCGTCGCCATCGTGCTGATGACCCGCTGGGCCAACAAGCGTTTCGAAGCAACGGGCGAGCCGTTCCACAAGTTCTGGGTGGGCTTGGCGTTGTTCCTGGTGATCCCGGCGCTGTGCGCGCTGATCTTCGGGGCGCCTGTGCATTGGGAGATGCCGGAGCTGAAAGGCTTCAACTTCGTTGGCGGCTGGGTGTTGATCCCTGAGCTGCTGGCGTTGACCCTGGCCTTGACCGTGTACACCGCGGCGTTCATCGCCGAGATCGTGCGTTCGGGTATCAAGTCGGTCAGCCATGGCCAGACCGAGGCGGCTCACTCCTTGGGGCTGCGCAACGGTCCGACGTTGCGCAAGGTGATCATCCCGCAAGCCCTGCGCGTGATCATCCCGCCGTTGACCAGCCAATACCTGAACCTGGCGAAGAACTCTTCCCTGGCTGCCGGTATCGGTTACCCGGAAATGGTTTCGCTGTTTGCCGGCACGGTGTTGAACCAGACCGGCCAGGCCATCGAGGTGATCGCGATCACCATGAGCGTGTACCTGGCGATCAGTATCAGCATTTCCTTGCTGATGAACTGGTACAACAAGCGCATTGCGCTGATCGAGCGGTGA
- a CDS encoding alpha/beta hydrolase: protein MTDPLILEPSRTADACVIWLHGLGADRFDFLPVAEMLQESLLTTRFVLPQAPTQPVTINGGYAMPSWYDIRALSPARAIDEDQLEASAQRVIDLIDTQRTSGIDASRIFLAGFSQGGAVVYHTAFVKWQGPLGGVIALSTYAPTFSEELQLSASQQRIPVLALHGQYDEVVLNPMGRTAQEYLKLHGVTVTWQEYPMGHEVLPEEIRDIGTWLAERLR from the coding sequence ATGACCGACCCCTTGATTCTCGAGCCCTCCCGCACCGCCGATGCGTGCGTTATCTGGCTCCACGGCCTGGGTGCCGATCGTTTTGACTTCCTGCCGGTCGCCGAAATGTTGCAGGAAAGCCTGCTCACGACGCGTTTCGTTCTGCCCCAGGCACCGACCCAGCCTGTAACGATCAACGGCGGCTATGCCATGCCCAGCTGGTATGACATCCGCGCCCTGAGCCCGGCCCGAGCCATTGACGAAGATCAGTTGGAGGCTTCGGCGCAGCGAGTCATCGACCTCATCGACACCCAGCGAACCAGCGGAATAGACGCCTCGCGGATTTTCCTGGCGGGGTTTTCCCAGGGCGGCGCGGTGGTTTATCACACCGCTTTTGTGAAATGGCAGGGGCCGCTGGGGGGCGTGATCGCCCTGTCCACCTATGCGCCAACGTTCAGCGAAGAACTGCAGTTGTCTGCCAGTCAACAACGCATCCCGGTCCTGGCGCTGCACGGGCAATACGATGAAGTGGTACTCAACCCCATGGGCAGGACCGCCCAGGAGTATTTGAAGCTCCATGGTGTCACCGTGACATGGCAGGAATACCCAATGGGCCACGAAGTGTTACCCGAGGAGATTCGCGACATCGGCACTTGGCTGGCCGAACGGCTGCGCTAA
- a CDS encoding amino acid ABC transporter substrate-binding protein, which yields MKLLKSTLAVVTAAAVLGVSGFAQAGATLDAVQKKGFVQCGVSDGLPGFSVPDSTGKIVGIDADFCRAVAAAVFGDATKVKFSQLNAKERFTALQSGEIDLLSRNSTMTSSRDAGMGLKFPGFITYYDGIGFLANSKLGVKSAKELDGATICIQAGTTTELNVSDYFRANGLKYTPITFDTSDESAKSLESGRCDVLTSDKSQLFAQRSKLASPKDYVVLPETISKEPLGPVVRNGDDEWLAIVRWTGYAMLNAEEAGVTSANVEAEAKSTKNPDVARMLGADGEYGKDLKLPKDWVVKIVKQVGNYGEMFERNLGKKTPLEIDRGLNALWNAGGIQYAPPVR from the coding sequence ATGAAGTTACTGAAATCCACCCTGGCAGTCGTGACTGCAGCAGCAGTCCTCGGTGTCAGCGGGTTCGCTCAGGCGGGTGCAACCCTGGATGCCGTGCAGAAGAAAGGTTTTGTGCAATGTGGTGTAAGTGACGGCCTGCCGGGTTTCTCGGTGCCTGATTCCACCGGCAAGATCGTCGGTATCGACGCTGACTTCTGCCGTGCCGTTGCCGCAGCAGTGTTTGGCGATGCAACCAAGGTCAAGTTCAGCCAGTTGAACGCCAAGGAGCGCTTCACCGCGCTGCAGTCCGGCGAAATCGATCTGCTGTCGCGCAACTCCACCATGACCAGCTCCCGCGATGCGGGCATGGGCCTGAAATTCCCAGGCTTCATCACCTATTACGACGGCATCGGCTTCCTGGCCAACAGCAAACTGGGCGTCAAGAGCGCCAAGGAACTGGACGGTGCAACCATCTGCATCCAGGCCGGTACCACCACCGAGCTGAACGTTTCCGACTACTTCCGCGCCAATGGCCTGAAGTACACCCCGATCACTTTCGACACCTCCGATGAAAGCGCCAAGTCGCTGGAATCCGGTCGTTGCGACGTGCTGACCTCCGACAAGTCCCAACTGTTCGCCCAGCGCAGCAAGCTGGCTTCGCCGAAGGACTACGTGGTGCTGCCGGAAACCATTTCCAAGGAGCCACTGGGTCCGGTCGTGCGTAACGGCGACGACGAGTGGCTGGCCATCGTTCGTTGGACTGGCTACGCCATGCTCAACGCTGAAGAGGCAGGCGTGACTTCGGCAAACGTCGAAGCCGAAGCCAAGTCCACCAAGAACCCAGACGTCGCTCGTATGCTGGGCGCTGATGGTGAATACGGCAAAGATTTGAAGCTGCCGAAAGACTGGGTCGTGAAGATCGTCAAGCAAGTAGGTAACTACGGCGAAATGTTCGAGCGCAACCTGGGCAAGAAGACTCCGCTGGAAATCGATCGCGGCCTGAACGCTCTGTGGAACGCAGGCGGCATTCAATACGCACCACCAGTGCGCTGA
- the rhlB gene encoding ATP-dependent RNA helicase RhlB, protein MTVLKALKKMFGKSEAEQLAPVSSAPVQAQSRTDAQQPRRTAPPVAQAMTTPTTSPAGQPVAVPAQEKPRSEAPRPRRERAPKPPVVAWKLEDFVVEPQEGKTRFHDFKLAPELMHAIQDLGFPYCTPIQAQVLGYTLAGKDAIGRAQTGTGKTAAFLISIITQLLQTPPPKERYMGEPRALIIAPTRELVVQIAKDAADLTKYTGLNVMTFVGGMDFDKQLKHLEARHCDILVATPGRLLDFNQRGDVHLDMVEVMVLDEADRMLDMGFIPQVRQIIRQTPPKSERQTLLFSATFTEDVMNLAKQWTTDPAIVEIEAENVASENVEQHIYAVAGADKYKLLYNLVNDNGWERVMVFANRKDEVRRIEERLVRDGVNAAQLSGDVPQHKRIKTLEGFREGKIRVLVATDVAGRGIHIDGISHVINFTLPEVPDDYVHRIGRTGRAGAAGVSISFAGEDDSYQLPSIEALLGRKISCEMPPTHLLRPVERKRP, encoded by the coding sequence ATGACCGTGCTCAAAGCACTCAAGAAGATGTTCGGTAAAAGCGAGGCCGAGCAGCTCGCGCCCGTTTCCAGCGCGCCAGTCCAAGCCCAGAGCCGCACCGATGCGCAACAACCGCGCCGGACCGCTCCGCCGGTTGCGCAGGCCATGACAACGCCGACGACCTCACCCGCTGGCCAGCCTGTCGCCGTACCGGCCCAGGAAAAGCCACGTAGCGAAGCGCCAAGGCCGCGCCGCGAACGCGCACCAAAACCGCCCGTCGTTGCCTGGAAGCTTGAAGATTTCGTCGTAGAACCCCAGGAAGGCAAGACCCGCTTCCACGATTTCAAGCTCGCCCCTGAACTGATGCACGCCATCCAGGACCTGGGTTTCCCCTATTGCACGCCGATCCAGGCGCAGGTGCTCGGTTACACCCTCGCTGGCAAAGACGCCATCGGCCGCGCCCAGACCGGTACAGGCAAGACCGCCGCGTTCCTGATCTCCATCATCACCCAGTTGCTCCAGACTCCGCCGCCCAAGGAACGCTACATGGGCGAACCGCGGGCACTGATCATCGCGCCGACCCGCGAACTGGTGGTACAGATCGCCAAGGACGCCGCCGACCTGACCAAGTACACCGGCCTGAACGTCATGACGTTCGTGGGCGGCATGGATTTCGACAAGCAACTCAAGCACCTCGAAGCCCGCCACTGCGACATCCTCGTGGCCACGCCCGGTCGCCTGCTGGACTTCAACCAGCGCGGCGACGTGCACCTGGACATGGTCGAGGTGATGGTGCTGGACGAAGCCGACCGCATGCTCGACATGGGCTTCATCCCGCAGGTGCGCCAGATCATTCGCCAGACCCCACCGAAAAGCGAACGCCAGACCCTGCTGTTTTCCGCCACCTTCACCGAAGACGTGATGAACCTGGCCAAGCAGTGGACCACCGATCCGGCCATCGTCGAGATCGAAGCCGAGAATGTCGCCAGCGAGAACGTCGAGCAGCATATCTACGCCGTTGCCGGTGCCGACAAGTACAAGCTGCTCTACAACCTGGTCAACGACAACGGTTGGGAGCGGGTGATGGTATTCGCCAACCGCAAGGACGAAGTACGCCGTATCGAAGAACGCCTGGTGCGCGATGGCGTCAACGCCGCCCAGCTCTCCGGCGACGTACCGCAGCACAAGCGCATCAAGACCCTCGAAGGTTTCCGCGAAGGCAAGATCCGCGTGCTGGTCGCCACCGACGTGGCCGGTCGCGGCATCCATATCGATGGCATCAGCCATGTGATCAACTTCACCTTACCGGAAGTGCCGGACGACTACGTGCATCGCATTGGCCGCACCGGTCGTGCCGGAGCCGCGGGGGTTTCGATCAGCTTCGCCGGCGAAGACGACTCCTACCAGTTGCCGTCGATCGAAGCGCTGCTGGGTCGCAAGATCAGCTGCGAGATGCCACCGACTCATCTGTTGCGACCGGTCGAGCGCAAACGGCCTTAG
- a CDS encoding ABC transporter substrate-binding protein yields MKKFPLITGLALSLLASSTLFAADKTLRIGIEAAYPPFASKTSEGKIEGFDYDIGNALCAQMQVKCEWIEGEFDGLIPSLKVKKIDLALSSMTITEERKKSVDFTHKYYFTSSRLVMKEGAVVDDQYASLKGKTVGVQRATTTDRFATEVFEPKGVTVKRYSNNEEIYMDLASGRLDAIFADTIPLEDFLSMPRGKGYAFVGPELKDPKYVGEGAGIAVRKGNTQLVADLNKAIDGIRANGEYQKIQAKYFKSDIYGD; encoded by the coding sequence ATGAAGAAATTTCCCCTCATCACCGGCCTGGCCTTGAGCCTGTTGGCCTCCAGCACTCTGTTTGCTGCCGATAAAACCTTGCGCATCGGCATCGAGGCGGCTTATCCACCGTTTGCCTCCAAGACTTCGGAAGGCAAGATCGAAGGTTTCGACTACGACATCGGCAACGCCTTGTGCGCGCAGATGCAGGTCAAGTGTGAGTGGATCGAGGGTGAGTTCGACGGGCTGATCCCGTCCCTCAAGGTGAAGAAGATCGACCTGGCGCTGTCGTCCATGACCATCACCGAAGAGCGCAAGAAGTCGGTGGATTTCACCCACAAGTACTATTTCACTTCGTCGCGGCTGGTGATGAAGGAAGGCGCCGTAGTCGATGACCAGTACGCCAGCCTCAAGGGCAAGACCGTGGGCGTGCAGCGCGCTACCACCACGGATCGTTTCGCCACGGAAGTCTTCGAGCCCAAAGGCGTGACGGTCAAGCGCTACAGCAATAACGAAGAAATCTACATGGACCTGGCGTCGGGGCGCCTGGACGCGATTTTTGCAGACACCATCCCGCTGGAAGACTTCCTGTCGATGCCTCGTGGCAAGGGCTACGCGTTTGTCGGGCCGGAGCTCAAGGATCCGAAATACGTCGGTGAGGGCGCCGGGATCGCGGTGCGCAAGGGCAATACTCAATTGGTGGCGGATTTGAACAAGGCCATCGATGGGATTCGGGCCAATGGCGAGTACCAGAAGATCCAGGCCAAGTATTTCAAGTCGGATATCTACGGTGACTGA
- a CDS encoding amino acid ABC transporter permease: protein MTSHTFKPDMPPPSKVFGPMAWMRANMFSSWINTLLTLFAFYLIYLIIPPILEWAILDANWVGTTRADCTKEGACWVFIQQRFGQFMYGYYPTELRWRVDLTVWLAVIGVAPLFISRFPRKAIYGLSFLVVYPIVAWCLLHGGVLGLAAVATSQWGGLMLTLVIATVGIAGALPLGIVLALGRRSNLPAIRVVCVTFIEFWRGVPLITVLFMSSVMLPLFLPEGMNFDKLLRALIGVILFQSAYVAEVVRGGLQAIPKGQYEAAAAMGLGYWRSMGLVILPQALKLVIPGIVNTFIALFKDTSLVIIIGLFDLLNSVKQAAADPKWLGMATEGYVFAALVFWIFCFGMSRYSMHLERKLDTGHKR from the coding sequence ATGACATCCCATACTTTCAAACCTGATATGCCGCCACCGAGCAAAGTGTTCGGGCCGATGGCATGGATGCGCGCGAACATGTTCTCCAGCTGGATCAACACGCTGCTGACGCTGTTCGCGTTCTACCTGATCTACCTGATCATCCCGCCGATCCTGGAATGGGCGATCCTGGATGCCAACTGGGTAGGCACCACGCGCGCCGATTGCACCAAGGAGGGCGCCTGCTGGGTGTTCATCCAGCAGCGCTTCGGCCAGTTCATGTATGGCTACTACCCGACGGAGCTGCGCTGGCGCGTGGACCTCACCGTGTGGTTGGCCGTGATCGGCGTGGCGCCGCTGTTCATCTCGCGCTTCCCGCGCAAGGCGATCTACGGCCTGAGTTTCCTGGTGGTGTACCCGATCGTCGCCTGGTGCCTGTTGCACGGTGGCGTGCTGGGCCTGGCCGCTGTAGCGACCAGCCAATGGGGCGGCCTGATGCTGACCCTGGTGATCGCCACCGTCGGCATCGCCGGCGCCTTGCCACTGGGCATCGTCCTGGCGCTGGGTCGTCGCTCGAACCTGCCGGCGATCCGCGTGGTCTGCGTGACGTTCATCGAGTTCTGGCGCGGCGTGCCGTTGATCACGGTGCTGTTCATGTCCTCGGTCATGCTGCCGTTGTTCCTGCCTGAAGGCATGAACTTCGACAAGCTGTTGCGTGCGCTGATCGGCGTGATCCTGTTCCAGTCGGCCTACGTGGCCGAAGTGGTGCGCGGTGGCCTGCAAGCGATTCCCAAGGGGCAATACGAAGCGGCCGCGGCGATGGGCCTCGGTTACTGGCGCAGCATGGGCCTGGTGATCCTGCCACAAGCCCTGAAGCTGGTGATCCCGGGTATCGTCAACACCTTCATCGCGTTGTTCAAGGACACGAGCCTGGTGATCATCATCGGCCTGTTCGACTTGCTCAACAGCGTGAAACAAGCTGCCGCCGACCCGAAATGGCTGGGCATGGCCACCGAAGGCTATGTATTCGCCGCCCTGGTGTTCTGGATTTTCTGTTTTGGTATGTCCCGCTATTCCATGCATTTGGAACGCAAGCTGGACACTGGCCACAAGCGTTAG
- a CDS encoding type II toxin-antitoxin system MqsR family toxin — protein MEKNTPHYTLVAIQADVRRLKGKAFTSTAKNTARTLGLNVSDMQQVIHGLERKQFYKSMTTYDDHRVWHDVYHANSHGLQIYLKVTYRPCGGPPVISFKEKNS, from the coding sequence ATGGAAAAGAACACACCCCATTACACCTTGGTAGCAATACAGGCGGATGTCAGGCGGCTTAAAGGGAAAGCTTTCACCAGCACTGCGAAGAACACTGCTCGAACGCTCGGTTTAAACGTCTCGGACATGCAGCAGGTCATCCATGGGCTTGAGCGAAAACAGTTCTACAAATCGATGACCACCTATGACGATCATCGAGTCTGGCATGACGTCTACCACGCCAATTCACACGGTCTGCAGATTTACCTGAAGGTGACGTACCGCCCCTGCGGAGGCCCACCGGTAATTTCCTTCAAGGAGAAAAACTCATGA
- a CDS encoding type II toxin-antitoxin system MqsA family antitoxin, whose translation MKHQQCFSCGAPEGMLHFEGRGETISVKGLERRVDDLSGWECQMCGEVELDSSCSDRYDQAGDELVNAARRMIGEEIKRVRRKLHLSQKEAVLLLSGGGHNAFSRYERGEVLAPKALTLLMRLLDRYPHLLADAQALAEGADLKGFKTTMHKEHETLTAS comes from the coding sequence ATGAAACACCAGCAATGCTTCAGCTGTGGTGCCCCGGAGGGCATGTTGCATTTCGAAGGTCGCGGCGAAACCATCAGCGTCAAGGGGCTGGAACGCCGGGTCGATGACTTGTCTGGCTGGGAATGTCAGATGTGCGGCGAAGTCGAGCTCGATTCAAGCTGCTCGGATCGCTACGACCAGGCAGGTGATGAGCTGGTCAATGCGGCCAGGCGAATGATCGGTGAAGAGATCAAACGTGTCCGGCGCAAACTGCATCTATCGCAAAAGGAAGCGGTACTGCTGCTATCGGGCGGTGGACACAACGCTTTTTCCCGCTATGAGCGTGGCGAGGTCCTGGCGCCAAAAGCACTGACATTGCTGATGCGCCTGCTTGATCGCTACCCGCATTTGCTTGCAGATGCACAAGCCCTGGCTGAAGGCGCGGACTTGAAAGGATTCAAGACGACAATGCACAAGGAGCACGAAACCCTCACGGCTTCCTGA